One stretch of Mycolicibacterium fallax DNA includes these proteins:
- the hsaD gene encoding 4,5:9,10-diseco-3-hydroxy-5,9,17-trioxoandrosta-1(10),2-diene-4-oate hydrolase, producing the protein MTTFESTSRYAQVRPDMKLHYHEAGDPSAETVVLLHGGGPGASSWSNFGKNIPVLAERFHVLAVDQPGYGHSDKHTEHEQYNRYSATALLNLFDHLGLESAALVGNSLGGGTAVRFALDNPGRAGRLVLMGPGGLSTNLFAPDPTEGVKLLGRFSMEPTRENLEKFLRIMVYNQKLITEELIDERFAIASQPESLAATRAMGKSFAGADFELGMMWRDVYKLRQRVLLIWGREDRVNPLDGALVALKQIPRVQLHVYGQCGHWAQLEKFDEFNELTVDFLTAG; encoded by the coding sequence ATGACGACCTTCGAATCCACCTCGCGCTACGCCCAGGTGCGGCCCGACATGAAGCTGCACTACCACGAGGCCGGCGACCCGTCGGCCGAAACCGTGGTGCTGCTGCACGGTGGCGGGCCGGGTGCCTCCAGCTGGTCGAACTTCGGTAAGAACATCCCGGTGCTGGCCGAGCGTTTCCACGTGCTGGCCGTCGACCAGCCCGGCTACGGGCACTCCGACAAGCACACCGAGCACGAGCAGTACAACCGGTACAGCGCCACCGCGCTGCTGAACCTGTTCGACCATCTCGGGCTGGAAAGCGCTGCGCTGGTGGGTAACTCGCTCGGCGGCGGCACCGCGGTCCGGTTCGCGCTGGACAACCCGGGGCGCGCCGGACGGCTGGTGCTGATGGGTCCGGGCGGGCTTTCGACGAACCTGTTCGCGCCGGACCCGACCGAGGGTGTCAAGCTGCTCGGCCGGTTCAGCATGGAGCCGACCCGGGAGAACCTGGAGAAGTTCCTCCGGATCATGGTGTACAACCAGAAGCTGATCACCGAGGAACTGATCGACGAGCGGTTCGCGATCGCCAGCCAGCCGGAGTCGCTGGCCGCGACCCGCGCGATGGGTAAGTCGTTCGCGGGCGCCGACTTTGAGCTCGGGATGATGTGGCGGGACGTCTACAAGCTGCGTCAGCGGGTGCTGCTGATCTGGGGCCGCGAGGACCGGGTCAATCCGCTGGACGGCGCGCTGGTGGCGCTCAAGCAGATTCCGCGGGTGCAGCTGCACGTCTACGGGCAGTGCGGGCACTGGGCGCAGCTGGAGAAGTTCGACGAATTCAACGAGCTGACGGTCGATTTCCTGACCGCCGGCTAG
- the hsaA gene encoding 3-hydroxy-9,10-secoandrosta-1,3,5(10)-triene-9,17-dione monooxygenase oxygenase subunit: MTSIEQRDVQAVLAGIDELLPQLRERAQATEDLRRLPDENIAALEEVGFFKLIQPAQWGGLECDPTVFYEAVRRLASACGSTGWVAGILGIHNWHLAQFDQAAQDEVWGEDASTRISSSYAPMGAGVVTETGDGYLVNGSWNWSSGCDHASWAFLGGPVIKDGRPVDFGSFLIPRTDYQIDDVWHVVGLKGTGSNTIVVKDVFVPRHRFLSYKAMNDHTAAGLVNNTAPVYKMPWGTIHPTTISTPIVGMAYGAYDAHVEHQGQRVRAAYAGEKAKDDPFAKIRIAEAASDIDAAWRQLIGNVAEEYAALTAGEEIPFALRARARRDQVRATGRAIASIDRLFEASGATALSVDAPVQRFWRDAHAGRVHAANDPERAYLIFGNHEFGLPPADTMV, encoded by the coding sequence CCTGCGTCGGCTGCCCGACGAGAACATCGCGGCCCTCGAAGAGGTCGGCTTCTTCAAGCTGATCCAGCCCGCCCAGTGGGGCGGCCTGGAGTGCGACCCCACGGTCTTCTACGAGGCGGTGCGCCGGCTGGCCAGCGCGTGCGGCTCGACCGGCTGGGTCGCCGGCATCCTCGGCATCCACAACTGGCACCTGGCCCAGTTCGACCAGGCCGCCCAGGACGAGGTGTGGGGCGAGGACGCCTCGACCCGGATCTCCTCCTCCTACGCCCCGATGGGCGCCGGCGTGGTCACCGAGACCGGTGACGGCTACCTGGTCAACGGCTCGTGGAACTGGTCCTCCGGCTGCGACCACGCCAGCTGGGCGTTCCTCGGCGGCCCGGTCATCAAGGACGGCCGCCCGGTCGACTTCGGCAGCTTCCTGATCCCGCGCACCGACTACCAGATCGACGACGTGTGGCACGTGGTCGGGCTCAAGGGCACCGGCTCCAACACCATCGTGGTCAAGGACGTGTTCGTGCCGCGGCACCGCTTCCTGTCCTACAAGGCGATGAACGATCACACCGCCGCCGGCCTGGTGAACAACACCGCCCCGGTCTACAAGATGCCCTGGGGCACCATCCACCCCACCACCATCTCCACCCCGATCGTCGGGATGGCCTACGGCGCCTACGACGCGCACGTCGAGCACCAGGGCCAGCGGGTCCGCGCGGCCTACGCCGGCGAGAAGGCCAAGGACGACCCGTTCGCCAAGATCCGGATCGCCGAGGCGGCCAGCGACATCGACGCCGCCTGGCGTCAGCTGATCGGCAACGTTGCCGAGGAGTACGCGGCGCTGACCGCAGGCGAGGAGATCCCCTTCGCGCTGCGGGCCCGGGCCCGTCGTGACCAGGTGCGTGCCACCGGTCGGGCGATCGCCTCGATCGACCGGCTCTTCGAGGCCTCCGGTGCCACCGCGCTGTCGGTCGACGCCCCGGTGCAGCGGTTCTGGCGCGACGCGCACGCCGGTCGCGTGCACGCCGCCAACGATCCCGAGCGCGCGTACCTGATCTTCGGCAACCACGAGTTTGGCCTGCCCCCGGCCGACACCATGGTCTGA
- the hsaC gene encoding iron-dependent extradiol dioxygenase HsaC, whose protein sequence is MGIRSLGYLRVEATDMAAWREYGLKILGMVEGKGSVEGALYLRMDEFPARLVIVPGERDHLLVAGWETANAADLQGIRDRLTAQGHPFREADAAELADRRVDEMIVLDDPSGNTLEIFHGVALEHRRVVSPYGHTFVTDTQGLGHVVITTTDDVASTRFYRDVLGFRLRDSMKLPPQVVGRPADGDPAWLRFFGVNPRHHSLAIMPGATPSGIVHLMVEVGNSDDVGLCLDRALRRKVKMSATLGRHVNDKMLSFYMKTPGGFDVEFGCEGLEVDDTDWVARESTAVSLWGHDFSIGFR, encoded by the coding sequence ATGGGCATCCGTTCACTGGGCTATCTCCGCGTCGAGGCCACCGATATGGCGGCCTGGCGCGAGTACGGGCTGAAGATCCTCGGCATGGTCGAGGGCAAGGGCAGCGTCGAGGGTGCGCTGTACCTGCGGATGGACGAGTTCCCGGCCCGGCTGGTGATCGTCCCCGGTGAGCGGGACCACCTGCTGGTTGCCGGCTGGGAAACCGCCAATGCCGCTGACCTGCAAGGCATCCGGGACCGGCTGACCGCGCAGGGCCACCCGTTCCGGGAGGCCGATGCGGCCGAGCTGGCCGACCGCCGGGTCGACGAGATGATCGTGCTTGACGACCCGTCGGGCAACACGCTGGAGATCTTCCACGGCGTGGCGCTGGAGCACCGCCGGGTGGTCAGCCCCTACGGGCACACCTTCGTCACCGACACCCAGGGCCTGGGCCACGTGGTGATCACCACCACCGACGACGTGGCCTCCACCCGGTTCTACCGCGATGTGCTCGGGTTCCGGTTGCGCGACTCGATGAAGCTGCCGCCCCAGGTGGTCGGCCGCCCGGCCGACGGGGACCCGGCCTGGCTGCGGTTCTTCGGGGTCAACCCGCGGCACCACAGCCTGGCGATCATGCCCGGGGCCACCCCCAGCGGCATCGTGCACCTGATGGTCGAGGTGGGCAACAGTGACGACGTCGGGCTGTGCCTGGACCGCGCGCTGCGCCGCAAGGTGAAGATGTCGGCGACGCTGGGCCGGCACGTCAACGACAAGATGCTGTCCTTCTACATGAAGACCCCCGGCGGCTTCGACGTCGAATTCGGCTGCGAGGGACTGGAAGTCGACGACACCGACTGGGTGGCGCGGGAGTCCACCGCGGTCAGCCTGTGGGGCCACGACTTCTCCATCGGCTTCCGGTGA